The Candidatus Manganitrophaceae bacterium genome contains a region encoding:
- a CDS encoding trypsin-like serine protease translates to MQSWEHRVFQAALLLFLLAACSNEAAIHAPVPTSIQIPPANDKVIEEIPARELLITERAFVRVAKTVIPSVVNISSVHFVRHPKSSSSENRGLFRGFLKDLFSESTPRQFRQKSLGSGFIISEEGYILTNHHVISDADQITVKLSDRREFIGKIIATDEKTDLAMIKIPHEPNLPIALLGDSARIQVGEWAIAIGNPFGLDRTVTVGVISATGRTNIGVTDQEIFLQTDASINFGNSGGPLLNVAGRVIGINTAIVASGQGIGFAIPINKVKERVDQWMTKEQTP, encoded by the coding sequence ATGCAATCCTGGGAACATAGGGTGTTCCAGGCAGCACTCCTCTTATTTTTACTCGCGGCGTGCAGCAATGAGGCCGCCATACATGCTCCTGTGCCGACTTCTATTCAGATCCCACCCGCTAATGACAAAGTCATAGAGGAGATCCCGGCCAGAGAACTACTGATTACTGAAAGAGCCTTTGTCCGGGTCGCAAAGACCGTGATCCCCTCCGTCGTGAACATCAGTTCCGTTCACTTTGTACGCCATCCCAAGAGTTCGAGCTCTGAGAATCGCGGCCTCTTCAGGGGATTCCTGAAAGATCTCTTTTCAGAGAGCACCCCCCGTCAATTCCGGCAGAAGAGCCTCGGCTCCGGGTTCATTATCAGCGAAGAGGGCTACATTTTAACCAACCATCATGTGATCTCTGATGCCGATCAAATTACAGTCAAGCTCTCTGACCGTAGAGAGTTCATCGGGAAGATTATCGCCACAGATGAGAAAACGGACCTCGCCATGATAAAGATTCCACACGAACCCAACCTCCCGATTGCCTTGCTTGGGGATTCGGCCCGGATCCAGGTGGGAGAGTGGGCCATCGCCATAGGAAACCCCTTCGGGCTCGATCGGACCGTTACCGTTGGGGTCATCAGTGCCACGGGCCGAACCAACATCGGCGTGACGGATCAGGAAATTTTCCTTCAAACCGATGCTTCCATCAACTTCGGGAACAGCGGAGGGCCGCTCCTCAACGTCGCAGGCAGGGTGATCGGGATTAATACCGCAATCGTTGCCTCCGGCCAAGGGATCGGGTTTGCAATCCCCATCAACAAAGTAAAAGAACGGGTCGATCAATGGATGACAAAAGAACAAACCCCCTGA
- a CDS encoding alanine transaminase: protein MHEFRRIKRLPPYVFNDVNAMKIAARHRGEDIIDFGMGNPDLATPSHIVDKAVEAIQNSRNHRYSASKGITKLRLAIANWYKRRYSVDIDPEKEAIVTIGVKEGISHLVLAVIGPGDIVMAPSPTYPIHPYSVIIAGGELRSIPLRSDRDFLEDLATATKQAWPRPKMLIINFPHNPTTRVVELEFFEKIVDFARENKLLVIHDLAYADLVFDGYKAPSFLQVPGAKEVGVEFFSLSKSYNMPGWRLGFCVGNPEMIAALTKIKSYLDYGIFQPLQIAGIIALNGPQDCVQEVVKTYQNRRDVLIDGLNRIGWKTEKPAATMFVWAQIPEPFRTKGSLEFTKLLLSEAKVAVSPGIGFGEYGDDYVRFALVENEHRTRQALQGIKRVLK, encoded by the coding sequence GTGCACGAGTTTAGACGAATAAAACGCCTTCCCCCTTACGTCTTTAACGATGTCAATGCCATGAAGATAGCCGCCCGGCACCGGGGAGAAGACATCATTGATTTCGGGATGGGCAACCCGGACCTTGCGACCCCCTCTCACATCGTCGACAAGGCCGTCGAAGCCATTCAGAATTCAAGAAATCACCGCTATTCCGCCTCAAAGGGGATCACAAAACTGAGGCTTGCCATCGCCAATTGGTATAAGAGAAGGTATTCTGTTGATATCGACCCGGAAAAGGAAGCCATCGTCACCATTGGGGTCAAGGAAGGAATCTCACACTTGGTGCTTGCCGTCATCGGACCGGGGGACATCGTGATGGCTCCGAGTCCGACTTATCCGATTCATCCCTACAGTGTCATCATCGCCGGTGGGGAACTTCGCTCGATACCACTTCGCTCTGATCGGGATTTCCTAGAAGATCTGGCGACGGCGACCAAACAGGCCTGGCCGCGTCCTAAAATGCTTATTATCAACTTCCCGCATAACCCAACCACACGGGTGGTGGAGCTCGAATTCTTTGAAAAGATAGTCGATTTTGCTCGAGAAAACAAACTGCTGGTTATCCACGATCTGGCTTACGCCGACCTGGTATTTGACGGCTATAAGGCCCCGAGCTTTCTTCAGGTTCCCGGTGCGAAGGAGGTGGGGGTTGAATTTTTCTCCCTCTCAAAGAGCTATAACATGCCGGGATGGAGGCTCGGGTTTTGCGTCGGGAATCCGGAAATGATCGCCGCCTTGACCAAGATCAAAAGCTATCTCGACTATGGCATTTTCCAACCGCTCCAAATCGCAGGGATCATTGCCCTGAATGGCCCACAGGACTGCGTGCAGGAAGTGGTCAAAACCTATCAAAACCGCCGGGATGTTCTCATCGACGGCTTGAACCGGATCGGCTGGAAAACCGAAAAACCCGCAGCAACGATGTTTGTCTGGGCACAGATTCCGGAGCCCTTCCGTACGAAAGGATCTTTGGAATTCACAAAGCTTCTTTTATCTGAAGCAAAGGTTGCCGTTTCTCCGGGAATCGGCTTTGGGGAATATGGAGACGATTATGTTCGTTTTGCCCTGGTTGAAAATGAGCATCGAACACGTCAGGCCCTTCAGGGGATCAAGCGCGTACTAAAATAG
- a CDS encoding c-type cytochrome biogenesis protein CcsB — protein MMLNVFFFKATLACYFLGTAFFLFNLWDRKGERDAQGFSFWSQRLAISVTGTGFVTHTIALILQLKISGFVPLTNLHEAISFFSWAIVLAFFWVEIKYRISILGSFILPLAFLFLMSATALPNEVPSLDPTLGNIWLGIHTTLSVLGIVAFAIAFIAGVMYLLQERFLKSKQFSSLYYKLPPLDLLDQWNKKSILLGFPLLTLGIISGAFRAQYSLGSFWAADNAKQVLTLGTWFFYLVVLHGRITIGWRAKKAANLAIIGFVGVLFIFITLA, from the coding sequence ATGATGTTGAATGTATTCTTCTTTAAGGCAACCCTCGCCTGTTATTTTCTGGGGACTGCCTTTTTTTTGTTTAACCTGTGGGACCGGAAGGGTGAAAGGGATGCGCAGGGATTTTCGTTCTGGAGCCAGAGGCTGGCAATATCGGTCACAGGGACCGGTTTCGTCACGCATACGATTGCCCTGATCCTCCAGCTGAAAATCAGTGGATTTGTTCCATTAACAAACCTCCATGAGGCCATTTCTTTTTTCTCGTGGGCCATTGTTCTCGCGTTTTTCTGGGTGGAGATCAAGTACCGTATCTCCATCCTCGGATCATTTATTCTCCCTCTCGCCTTCCTTTTCCTGATGTCGGCAACAGCGCTTCCCAACGAAGTTCCTTCTCTTGATCCAACCCTTGGAAATATCTGGCTTGGCATCCATACCACGCTCTCTGTTTTAGGCATCGTCGCATTTGCAATCGCCTTTATCGCCGGAGTCATGTATCTCCTTCAGGAGAGATTTCTCAAGTCAAAACAGTTTAGTTCCCTGTACTACAAACTCCCTCCTCTGGATCTCCTAGATCAGTGGAATAAGAAGTCGATCCTTCTGGGTTTCCCTCTCCTTACCCTTGGGATCATTTCAGGGGCGTTTCGGGCACAATATTCTCTGGGTTCATTCTGGGCCGCCGACAACGCTAAACAGGTCCTCACTCTGGGAACATGGTTTTTCTACTTGGTCGTATTACACGGGCGAATTACCATCGGTTGGCGAGCAAAGAAGGCCGCGAACCTGGCCATTATCGGTTTTGTCGGTGTTTTATTTATTTTTATCACCCTAGCGTAA
- a CDS encoding citramalate synthase, which translates to MRHVQIYDTTLRDGAQSEDASFSVEDKLRIVQKLDELGIHYIEGGWPGANPKDILFFKEMKKVHLKSARLVAFGATRKPRNKVKDDPNLRSMLDAGTEVITLFGKSWDFHVTEALGITLKKNLEIISDSIAYLKSKGKRVFFDAEHFFDGYRARPDYALTTLKTAREAGAECLVLCDTNGGMMPWQVKEVLDHVSQEIEGPLGIHTHNDSEMAVANALTAVEMGVSQVQGTINGFGERCGNTNLCSILPNLKLKMKIGCISMAQLKRLRDVSRYVSEISNLPHNKHQAYVGESAFAHKGGIHVHAVRKNPETYEHVPPEKVGNRQRILISDYAGRSSLLEKAKAYKLSLSADDPKVIEILSNLKELEHQGFQFEGAEGSFELMMKKALGLHRRFFRLIGFRVTVEKRDDNKPAVSEATVRVEVNGQIEHTAAIGHGPVNALDHALRRALEKFYPVLSNVKLLDYKVRVLTAYEGTGSRVRVLIESGDGVKKWGTVGVSENIIEASWQALVDSIEYKLLVENHL; encoded by the coding sequence ATGCGGCACGTACAGATCTATGACACAACCCTGCGCGATGGAGCGCAGTCCGAAGATGCTTCTTTTTCCGTTGAAGACAAGCTACGCATCGTTCAGAAGCTTGATGAACTCGGGATTCACTATATCGAAGGCGGGTGGCCGGGTGCGAATCCAAAAGACATCTTATTTTTCAAAGAAATGAAAAAGGTCCACCTGAAGTCGGCCAGGCTAGTCGCCTTTGGTGCCACCCGAAAACCCCGAAACAAGGTAAAAGATGATCCGAATCTCCGGTCCATGCTGGATGCCGGAACGGAGGTGATCACGCTCTTTGGGAAAAGCTGGGACTTCCATGTGACCGAGGCCCTGGGTATCACCCTGAAGAAGAATCTGGAAATCATTTCTGATTCGATTGCTTATTTGAAGTCGAAGGGAAAGCGGGTCTTCTTTGATGCAGAGCATTTTTTTGATGGCTACCGTGCCCGGCCGGATTATGCCCTGACCACACTCAAAACCGCGAGAGAAGCCGGAGCAGAATGTCTGGTCCTTTGTGACACCAATGGCGGGATGATGCCCTGGCAGGTCAAGGAGGTGCTCGATCATGTCTCCCAGGAGATCGAAGGCCCCCTCGGGATTCATACACATAATGATTCTGAAATGGCGGTGGCCAATGCCCTGACTGCGGTGGAAATGGGTGTCTCCCAGGTCCAGGGAACAATCAACGGATTCGGAGAGCGCTGCGGAAACACCAACCTCTGCTCTATTCTACCTAACCTGAAGCTGAAGATGAAGATTGGCTGTATCTCTATGGCGCAGCTTAAGCGCCTTCGAGACGTCTCACGCTATGTGAGTGAAATTTCGAATCTCCCACACAACAAGCATCAGGCCTATGTCGGGGAGTCGGCTTTTGCGCATAAAGGCGGCATTCACGTTCATGCAGTCCGTAAAAATCCAGAGACCTACGAGCATGTCCCGCCGGAAAAAGTCGGGAACCGACAGAGGATATTGATCTCGGATTATGCCGGGCGAAGCAGCCTTCTGGAAAAGGCGAAAGCTTACAAGCTCTCCCTTTCCGCAGATGATCCGAAAGTCATAGAAATTTTAAGTAACCTCAAGGAACTGGAACACCAAGGCTTCCAGTTTGAAGGAGCCGAAGGTTCTTTTGAGTTGATGATGAAAAAGGCCCTTGGCTTACACAGGCGCTTCTTTCGCCTGATTGGATTTCGTGTAACGGTCGAAAAGAGAGACGATAACAAACCGGCGGTTTCCGAAGCAACCGTCCGTGTCGAGGTCAATGGACAGATCGAACATACTGCCGCCATCGGGCACGGTCCGGTTAATGCTCTGGATCATGCCCTGCGCCGGGCCCTCGAAAAGTTTTATCCTGTCCTTTCAAATGTAAAACTCCTGGATTACAAGGTCCGCGTTCTCACCGCCTATGAAGGGACAGGCTCACGAGTCAGGGTCCTGATCGAGTCTGGAGACGGCGTTAAGAAGTGGGGAACAGTCGGCGTTTCAGAAAACATCATCGAGGCCAGCTGGCAGGCCCTGGTGGATAGTATTGAGTACAAACTCTTGGTGGAGAACCATTTATAA
- a CDS encoding glutamyl-tRNA reductase yields MNIILVGLSHRTAPIEIREHFSIPANKMGDALYHLKSDPLIEEGIILSTCNRVEVCAVVKDTRAGFEAVKKFLIESYSGVSRESLEPCFYMHSASNCLRHLFRVASSLDSMILGEPQILGQIKDAFDQAILHKTTGVILNKVFKKSISVAKRVRTETRIAESAVSVSYAAVELAKKIFGKLTEKSVLLIGAGEMAELAARHFKGNGVLSISFVNRSYDRALELAKDLGGIPVKFEDFHVEMARSDIVLCSTGAPEYVIKSEEVSKVIAIRQNRPIFFIDISVPRNIDPKINDLDNVFLYDIDDLQISVETNIKQRKKEALKAEEIISEEIERFSRWFKSLDAVPMIIALKGRAEEIRMAELEKILGKMGTLTTAQREALEGLTSAIVNKLLHTPLTVLKQEVHSTNGNMMLEATRRLFDLEDMLAQPEREKQEKTKGPPT; encoded by the coding sequence ATGAACATCATCTTGGTCGGCCTCAGCCATCGGACCGCACCGATAGAAATCCGGGAGCATTTTTCCATCCCGGCAAATAAAATGGGGGACGCCCTGTATCACTTGAAGTCTGATCCCCTGATTGAGGAAGGGATCATCCTGTCCACCTGCAATCGTGTCGAGGTCTGTGCTGTTGTAAAAGATACCCGAGCGGGGTTTGAGGCTGTCAAAAAGTTTCTCATTGAATCCTATTCAGGAGTCTCCCGAGAATCACTTGAACCCTGTTTTTATATGCACTCCGCGAGCAATTGTCTGCGCCATCTTTTCCGGGTCGCCTCCAGTCTTGACTCGATGATTCTTGGTGAACCCCAGATTCTGGGGCAGATCAAGGACGCCTTTGATCAAGCCATCCTGCATAAGACCACAGGTGTCATTCTGAACAAGGTCTTCAAGAAGTCCATCTCCGTTGCCAAGCGGGTTCGGACAGAGACTCGAATTGCCGAAAGCGCCGTTTCTGTCAGCTATGCCGCGGTGGAGTTGGCGAAAAAAATATTCGGGAAACTGACGGAGAAATCGGTTCTTCTGATCGGGGCCGGCGAAATGGCAGAGTTGGCAGCGCGGCACTTCAAAGGCAACGGGGTCCTCTCCATCTCTTTCGTAAATCGAAGCTATGATCGCGCACTTGAATTGGCGAAGGATCTGGGTGGCATTCCGGTAAAATTTGAAGACTTTCACGTCGAGATGGCCCGTTCAGATATCGTTCTCTGCTCTACAGGCGCCCCCGAATATGTCATCAAGTCTGAAGAAGTCTCCAAGGTGATCGCAATCCGTCAAAACAGGCCGATCTTCTTTATCGATATCTCCGTGCCTCGAAATATAGACCCAAAAATAAACGATCTCGACAATGTCTTTCTCTATGACATTGATGACCTTCAGATTTCTGTGGAGACGAACATCAAGCAGAGAAAAAAAGAGGCGCTGAAGGCAGAGGAAATCATCTCGGAAGAGATTGAACGTTTTTCCCGGTGGTTCAAGTCGCTCGATGCCGTTCCGATGATTATCGCCCTCAAAGGACGGGCGGAAGAGATTCGCATGGCGGAACTGGAGAAGATATTAGGCAAAATGGGAACGCTGACAACGGCACAGCGTGAGGCGCTTGAAGGCCTCACGTCCGCAATCGTTAACAAGCTTTTACACACCCCTCTGACGGTCCTGAAACAGGAAGTCCACTCCACGAATGGCAACATGATGCTGGAAGCAACCCGTCGATTATTCGATCTTGAAGACATGCTCGCCCAACCCGAAAGAGAGAAACAAGAGAAGACTAAAGGACCTCCCACATGA
- a CDS encoding aspartate kinase, whose product MPLIIQKYGGTSVGSIDRIKHVAERIASAHQEGNPLVVVVSAMTGETDRLINLARQIALSPDQRETDMLISSGERVTISLLAMALQEMGIPARSFTGRQVGILTDSAHTKARIEQITAGRLKDALRQGIVPVVAGFQGINQMSDVTTLGRGGSDTTAVALAAALKAELCEIYTDVEGVYTTDPSIVSSARRIPRISYEEMLEMASLGAKVLHTRSVAFAMKYQVPVRVRSSFSDGKGTLVTEEDHEMEQEPVSGITCDKNQAKITLIGVPDQPGIASKIFEALSRENMNVDMIIQNVGQAGLTDLSFTVPRSDAGQAKEILSKLAEEVGIKDIVLTERIAKVSIVGVGMRSHSGVAAKMFSRLAAEGINIMMISTSEIRISCVIHSKYTELAVRTLHEAFELGMKPGKTPEKN is encoded by the coding sequence ATGCCTTTGATCATTCAAAAATATGGCGGCACATCCGTTGGCAGTATTGATCGCATTAAACATGTGGCGGAGAGAATTGCCTCGGCACATCAGGAAGGGAATCCCCTGGTCGTTGTTGTCTCCGCAATGACAGGAGAGACCGACCGCCTAATCAACCTGGCCAGACAGATCGCACTATCCCCCGATCAGCGGGAAACGGATATGCTCATCTCGTCCGGGGAGCGGGTCACGATCTCACTCCTTGCGATGGCGTTACAGGAGATGGGAATACCTGCACGATCTTTTACCGGGAGACAGGTCGGCATCCTGACCGACAGCGCCCATACCAAGGCGCGGATTGAACAGATCACTGCAGGCCGCCTGAAAGATGCACTCAGGCAAGGCATTGTTCCGGTGGTGGCCGGATTTCAAGGCATCAACCAGATGTCGGATGTCACCACATTGGGACGCGGAGGTTCGGATACAACAGCGGTCGCACTTGCGGCGGCCCTGAAAGCCGAGCTCTGCGAAATCTACACCGACGTGGAAGGAGTCTATACGACCGACCCGAGCATCGTTTCTTCCGCGCGAAGGATTCCAAGGATCTCGTATGAGGAAATGCTTGAGATGGCCAGTTTGGGGGCCAAGGTCCTGCACACCCGTTCGGTCGCTTTTGCCATGAAATATCAGGTCCCGGTCCGTGTCCGCTCAAGCTTTAGTGACGGCAAGGGAACCCTGGTCACAGAGGAGGATCACGAAATGGAACAAGAGCCTGTCTCGGGGATAACCTGCGATAAGAATCAGGCAAAGATCACATTGATCGGGGTGCCCGATCAGCCTGGAATCGCATCGAAGATCTTTGAGGCACTCTCCCGGGAGAATATGAACGTCGATATGATCATTCAGAATGTGGGACAGGCCGGGCTAACCGACCTCTCGTTTACCGTCCCGCGCAGTGACGCCGGGCAAGCGAAAGAGATTCTTTCCAAACTGGCTGAAGAAGTGGGGATTAAAGATATTGTGTTGACTGAGCGTATTGCCAAGGTCTCGATCGTAGGTGTCGGCATGCGCTCCCACTCAGGCGTGGCCGCCAAGATGTTCTCCAGACTTGCCGCAGAGGGGATCAACATCATGATGATTTCTACATCCGAAATCAGGATCTCCTGTGTGATCCATTCCAAGTATACTGAATTGGCCGTCCGGACGCTTCATGAGGCGTTTGAATTGGGGATGAAGCCGGGCAAAACACCGGAGAAAAACTAG
- a CDS encoding threonine synthase has protein sequence MDRWPGIIEAYREFLPVDEKTPVVTLLEGGTPLIPAPRLAVSTGGKIHLFLKFEGENPTGSFKDRGMTLAISKAKEEGAKAVICASTGNTSASTAAYSTRCGLKAYVLIPEGKIALGKMSQAMIHRATILQVKGNFDEALALVKQLAEKYPVTVVNSINPYRLEGQKTAAFEICDVLGSAPDYHFMPVGNAGNITAHWMGYKEYYKRGKITSLPKMIGLQAAGSAPIVHNRIIKNPHTIATAIRIGNPASWKPALEAASESKGEINLVTDDEITEAYRMIAEFEGVFCEPASAAGVAGVIKLGKRGIFKEGEVVVCTLTGHGLKDPDFSIDISKKPVTIQGGLDNLVQALGF, from the coding sequence ATGGACAGATGGCCCGGCATTATTGAAGCCTATCGGGAATTTTTGCCCGTCGATGAGAAGACCCCGGTCGTCACCCTGCTTGAAGGGGGAACCCCACTGATTCCGGCACCCCGGCTGGCGGTGAGCACTGGGGGGAAGATCCACCTCTTTCTCAAGTTCGAAGGAGAAAATCCGACCGGGTCTTTTAAAGATCGCGGCATGACCCTGGCTATCTCAAAGGCAAAAGAAGAAGGGGCCAAAGCAGTCATTTGTGCCTCGACAGGAAATACCTCTGCATCGACTGCGGCCTATAGTACACGATGCGGCTTGAAGGCTTACGTCCTCATCCCGGAAGGGAAAATTGCCTTGGGAAAGATGTCACAGGCGATGATCCATCGGGCCACCATTCTTCAAGTAAAAGGGAATTTTGATGAGGCACTTGCTCTGGTCAAACAGCTTGCTGAAAAATATCCCGTGACGGTCGTCAACTCCATCAATCCTTACCGCCTGGAAGGCCAAAAAACGGCCGCCTTTGAGATCTGTGACGTTCTCGGGTCTGCGCCCGATTACCATTTTATGCCTGTCGGAAATGCGGGAAATATCACAGCGCATTGGATGGGATACAAAGAGTATTATAAGCGGGGGAAGATAACGTCTCTACCAAAGATGATCGGTCTCCAGGCCGCCGGTTCCGCGCCCATTGTTCATAACCGGATAATTAAAAACCCGCATACTATCGCCACCGCGATCCGAATCGGGAATCCGGCCAGTTGGAAGCCCGCTCTGGAAGCGGCGTCTGAGTCTAAAGGAGAAATCAATCTGGTAACAGATGATGAAATTACTGAGGCCTATCGCATGATTGCAGAATTTGAAGGCGTCTTTTGCGAACCGGCCTCGGCAGCCGGGGTGGCCGGTGTTATCAAATTGGGTAAACGCGGAATTTTCAAAGAAGGAGAGGTCGTGGTCTGCACTCTCACCGGTCACGGACTGAAAGATCCTGACTTTTCAATCGACATCTCGAAAAAGCCGGTTACCATACAAGGAGGATTGGACAACCTCGTTCAGGCCCTGGGGTTTTGA
- a CDS encoding homoserine dehydrogenase, which produces MKSSIKIGIIGFGTVGTGLVRILLQQKDLLLRRLGIPLEIAAIADHDAEKDRGISLPPDVLTTNAAKIIQDPDIDIVVELIGGTGPAKQYILDAIEGGKHVVTANKALLATHGEEIFQTAAVKGVDVGFEASVCGAIPILRSMKEGLVAEKISAIYGIVNGTCNYILTKMSEEGKAFADVLQEAQDLGYAEADPTLDIDGADSAHKLAILANLAFGTPISLKDIYTEGLERVSSIDINFAEKFGYKIKLLAIAKSANGEIEARVHPTMIQKNTLLSRVGGVFNAVYLIGDSAGEVLFYGKGAGALPTGSAVVSDIISLARDIIKGTSGRVPATAYIGPSRKKLRIKRIEEIESLYYLRFMAEDDPGVLSKISGILGENRIGISSVIQQGRKIGGHVPLVMMTHRAREKDVRQALSNIDNRDYVSEQTMLIRVEGDDE; this is translated from the coding sequence ATTAAATCATCCATTAAAATCGGGATCATCGGTTTCGGAACGGTCGGAACCGGTCTGGTCAGAATATTGCTGCAACAGAAGGATCTTCTGCTGAGAAGGCTTGGCATTCCCTTAGAGATCGCCGCGATCGCTGATCATGATGCCGAAAAAGACCGGGGAATCTCACTCCCTCCCGACGTCCTGACCACAAACGCCGCGAAGATCATCCAGGACCCTGATATTGATATCGTCGTTGAACTGATTGGCGGAACAGGTCCGGCAAAGCAATATATCCTGGATGCCATAGAAGGAGGAAAACATGTTGTCACGGCCAATAAGGCCCTGTTGGCAACACATGGAGAGGAAATCTTTCAGACTGCGGCTGTAAAAGGGGTGGATGTCGGTTTCGAAGCGAGTGTCTGCGGGGCCATCCCCATCCTCCGCTCGATGAAAGAAGGCCTTGTGGCCGAGAAAATCTCCGCCATCTACGGAATTGTCAACGGAACCTGCAACTACATCCTCACGAAGATGAGTGAGGAGGGAAAAGCCTTCGCAGATGTTCTTCAGGAAGCCCAGGATCTCGGCTATGCCGAAGCCGACCCGACACTCGATATCGATGGGGCCGACTCTGCCCACAAACTCGCCATCCTGGCCAACCTTGCCTTTGGAACGCCGATATCACTGAAAGATATCTACACGGAAGGCCTGGAACGCGTCTCCTCAATTGACATCAATTTCGCCGAAAAATTCGGCTACAAGATCAAGCTCCTGGCCATCGCCAAGTCGGCCAATGGGGAGATCGAGGCACGGGTTCATCCCACAATGATTCAGAAAAACACCCTCCTGTCCAGGGTGGGCGGGGTGTTTAATGCAGTCTATCTTATCGGCGATTCCGCAGGAGAAGTCCTCTTTTACGGCAAAGGAGCCGGGGCGCTCCCCACCGGAAGTGCCGTCGTCAGTGATATTATCTCACTGGCAAGGGATATCATCAAAGGAACCAGCGGCCGGGTTCCGGCTACCGCCTATATCGGGCCTTCTCGAAAAAAACTTAGGATCAAGAGGATCGAAGAGATTGAAAGCCTCTATTATCTACGGTTTATGGCCGAGGACGATCCCGGTGTTCTCTCCAAAATCTCCGGCATCCTGGGTGAGAACCGTATTGGCATCTCTTCTGTCATCCAGCAGGGAAGGAAGATCGGCGGTCATGTCCCCCTGGTCATGATGACCCATCGGGCCAGGGAAAAAGATGTCCGCCAGGCCTTGTCAAACATCGATAACAGGGACTATGTCTCCGAGCAGACAATGTTGATCCGTGTGGAAGGGGACGATGAGTAA
- a CDS encoding regulator, whose protein sequence is MKQTGLGLLAGLLLLLPSGCSEPLRNEKNVTTFIPEVIPLRSAPLRPGPPHTISPQSRHKDYFLGGSFSTGDGSYVRSLFVDDEVVWVGTTEGIIKVGRKSGEALRTFTMHDGLKSPYIFTINKDPQGILWFGTNNGGLSRYDGSAWKTYLPSDGLADFWVYGMDFSTDGAMWIATWDGVSLFDGQHFTNYNTKDGLADKWVYALAIDDEGAVWFGTEGGVSRLDQKGIWKTWTHQDGLGAPNKFSLPKSDNTGFGTLSKSDSEDYNHKHNLSILGPDGNETYNENYIFSMAIDLEGNLWFGTWGGGASRFDGTHWLNYTTEEGLAGNIVFDITVDPVDGAIWFGTNHGASRFDGKNWISLTLQDGLADENIYAIAIDKDQKIWLGEKGGVDVWAPIQKEEGHRG, encoded by the coding sequence ATGAAGCAAACAGGCCTCGGCCTCCTGGCGGGTCTGCTTTTGCTCCTCCCATCCGGCTGCAGTGAACCCCTAAGAAACGAAAAAAACGTGACGACCTTCATCCCGGAGGTAATCCCTCTCCGGTCCGCCCCCTTGCGTCCAGGCCCTCCACACACTATTTCTCCACAGAGTCGGCATAAAGATTACTTCCTGGGAGGGAGCTTCAGCACCGGAGATGGGAGCTACGTCCGATCTCTCTTTGTCGACGATGAGGTTGTCTGGGTGGGAACCACAGAAGGGATCATCAAGGTGGGACGGAAATCAGGAGAGGCACTTCGAACTTTCACGATGCATGACGGCCTGAAGAGCCCCTATATCTTTACTATCAATAAAGATCCACAAGGGATTCTCTGGTTCGGAACAAATAATGGCGGACTCAGCCGGTACGACGGCAGCGCCTGGAAGACCTATCTTCCCTCTGACGGCCTGGCCGATTTTTGGGTCTATGGGATGGACTTTTCAACCGACGGGGCCATGTGGATCGCCACATGGGACGGCGTCAGCCTCTTCGATGGACAACACTTTACAAACTATAATACAAAAGACGGCCTCGCCGACAAATGGGTTTATGCCCTTGCAATCGACGATGAGGGTGCCGTCTGGTTTGGGACGGAGGGAGGCGTCAGCCGCCTTGATCAAAAAGGAATCTGGAAGACCTGGACCCATCAGGATGGGCTGGGGGCGCCGAATAAATTCAGCCTGCCTAAGAGTGACAATACCGGCTTTGGAACCCTCTCGAAGTCTGACAGCGAAGACTACAATCATAAACATAACCTTTCCATCCTTGGCCCGGATGGAAATGAGACTTATAATGAAAACTACATCTTTTCAATGGCGATCGATCTTGAGGGCAACCTTTGGTTTGGAACCTGGGGCGGGGGCGCGAGCCGATTTGACGGGACCCATTGGCTTAACTATACGACCGAAGAGGGCCTCGCCGGAAACATCGTCTTTGATATTACCGTCGATCCCGTAGACGGGGCCATCTGGTTCGGGACCAATCACGGGGCCTCTCGTTTCGATGGCAAAAACTGGATCAGCCTGACCCTGCAAGATGGACTGGCCGACGAGAATATTTATGCTATTGCCATTGACAAGGATCAGAAGATCTGGCTCGGAGAAAAAGGCGGGGTCGATGTCTGGGCACCCATTCAAAAAGAGGAAGGACACAGAGGTTGA